CTTCATGCAAAAACTTTTCCAAAAGTGGAACTTTTATGGCCCTGTTGAGGAACTCCTCGTGGAAACCCTCCAAACCCCGTGGAGCTGTGAAAATCCATAGAGCAAAGGGGACAAGTCCTATGGCAAAGCCAATCCAATAGGTCAAAGCGCCGCGAAGGATGAAATCCCCGCGCTTCTTATCGAGGAAAAGGAAGAGTAAACCGAAAGAGATGAGATAGCCCAGCAGCGTAATGTGAAACATCGTTCCCGCCGCCATCACGAGTCCGCAGGCAAAGGCGTAGGCTGGCTTTCGCAAGTTCGCATACTTTTGCAGTGCCAGCAGACCGGCGAAGATACACATCGTCGTCAGCGCCTCGGGCCTTGCCGTACGCGAGGTCAGCACAAGCAGGTTATCGGTCGCGATGACGAATGTCGCACAGAGGGCCCCCGGAACTCCGAAAAGTTCCCTTGAAAGCCTATAGACCAATACGACGACCAGCAGGCCAGCGAGAACAGACCCGATGCGCGCTGCAATCTGCCCCGTGCCGAAGAGCTTGAAGCCAGCGGCGATCACAAGGGCTGTGCCCGGCGGCCGCGCGTCAAAGTGGTTCTCCAGTTCATTCGGTCCAAGCGCCGGATCGCGCATCCCGTCGCCATGCACCAGGGAATAGGCCGGTGCGGCGTACCAGCTCTCGTCCGTCACCCATCGATACGACAGAAACGGAAGCGTCTGCAGCAGAAAAAGCGCAATCGCCGCCAGAAGCCAGAGGTGTGTCCGTCTGGAAGTCGGTCTCCCGGTAGGAGGCGTCGATAGATCAGGCTGGTTGGGACGAGACAATAGGACCTCCGGAGACAGAGTCATCTTACGATGCCGAACTCTACAAGTTGCTGGGCATTCGTAGCGATTGAATGCTTCCGGAACCAAAAGGCTACGGACGCCGCATCCGATCGCGCTCCGCGCGATACCAACAGATCTCTCCGCTACGCGACGATAAAGCTGTCGCTCCGGTCGAGATGACGGAGATCTCACCCACCCCACATCACCACCGTCATTTTCGACCGAGCGCGTAGCGGGAGCGGAGAAATCTGCTTTGTTATGCGCCGAAGGCGCAGCCTCCCCCGTGCGTGTTTGCCGCTAAGATCTATAAACCGTTGAAATAAAGTAGTTTAATCGAAATTTTGCATTCAAAGCGCCATGCGAAATCCCCAAAACTTTGCGCAAAAAATTGCGCAAAGTGGAATATTTATATCCAAAAATGGTAAATAATGTGGCAAATCGAGTTGTCGAAGGCGTACGTTGAAGGAACTCGCTACTGCGAGCGGGCCCTTCACAGGGAATTGGAGCTTGATCATGAAGCCATTTCTTACTGCTACCGTTCTGACACTTGCACTTTCCATGTCCCAGCTCGTCTCTGCCGAAAACCGTTTTTGCCTTGGCGGCGAAACGGACCATCTCGACGCCGCCGGCAAACAGGCTTGCGCCACGCAGATCAAGTCAGCGCAGAAATTGGTTTCGCAGCACCCCGGCGTCGATAACTGGCATTTTGTTGTCGTGTGTGGTGAGACCGGATGGAGTGACTATGCCCTCTTCGCTCACGACAGCGCCACGTCGCTCCGCGAAGCATCGCTCGACATCAGCTACACCGATCGCACTATCTACCTCCGCGGCGATCGCCTCTCGGTAGAACCGACCAAGGCCGATCCTAAGCTGACCATGGCGCTTGTTGCCCTGTCCGCGGCATCCCACTCCACCACTACCCAGGGCGCGGAATAATCCTTTTTCGCTGCTCTCTGTTCCTGCTTCCAACCCAGCGAAGACGAGCTTATACTGGGCAAGTCGCGGGAGTAGCTCAATGGTAGAGTAGCGGCTTCCCAAGCCGTTGGTTGCGGGTTCGATCCCCGTCTCCCGCTCCAAAGTTCAGACACAAAGAAGCCCGGCTAATGGCCGGACTTCTCTCTTGCCACAACTGCTTCTCTTACTGCCGCAGACTCGCCGTCTTCGCAACCTGAGGTTTCGCCGTCGTATGCTCCTCAAGCGCCTGCGCCTCGGGAAGATATGTCAGTGCCTTGTTGATCGTCGGATCCCAGTCGGCACGGACCTTCAACCCCTCGATCTGTCCAAACTGCGAGGTCACGAGATCGGCCTTGATGCTCATCTTGACCCAGTCAAGATTGGCCGCAATGTCTTGATCGGTGTAATCGATCTTCTGCTCTTTCAGGAATGCCTTGAACTCCTGCATAACGGCGTCGTCGACCTGGAAGTCCTTTGTTACCGATCGGTTGGAGAGGTAGTGCTTCGAGAAGTTGAAGAACGCATAGTGCTGGGCCATGCCATTCTGGAACGGATTCGACTTTGGCGCTTCAATCTTCTCGTCCGGCGTAATGCCGCCGCCACCGTAGACCGTCCGTCCGCTGTCCGTCAGCTTCACTTCGCGGTTGGCGTTGTCTTTCTTGGACGCTCCATCGCGCACATAATAATAGTCATAGAGCGACACATTACTATAGTTGCGCTGGATCAGGCGTCCGCTGGGTGTGTAGTAGTGGAAGGTCGTCAGGGCCAGACCAGTGTTGTCCGCCACCTGGAATACCGTCTGGACCAGCCCCTTGCCGAAGGTCGTCTCGCCGACGATCAGGGCGCGGTCATGGTCCTGCAGGGCTCCGGAGACAATCTCCGCCGCTGAGGCCGTATTCCTGTTTACGAGGACCACAATCGGATAAGGCTTGCTGTCAGTGCCGCGGTTCGCGCGATAGACCTGGTCGGGATACGACCGCCCCTTCTGCGACACAACCACCTGTCCGCGCTGCAGAAACTTGTCCGCCATAGCCACGGCTTCATTCACCAGGCCGCCCGGATTGCTGCGCATATCGATCAAAAGGCCGTTCAGCGGACCAAAGCGCTCCAGGGCCTCGCCTACCTCGTGGCTGGTGGTTTCCATGAACTGTCCTACATGGATATAGCCCACGCCCGGCTTGATCAGAAAGGCAAGATCCACCGAAGGACGTGGAATTGAATCACGAATCAGGGAAAATACGAGCGGCTTCGGAGCGCCTTCGCGCACCATCGTCACCTGTACCTGCGTTCCTTTGGGCCCCTTGAGTGCCGTAGATACGGCCACGGAGTCCATGCCGTCCGTCGTTTTGCCGTCGACGGCCGAGATAATGTCGCCCGGGCGAATGCCGGCCTTGTAGGAAGGCGTTCCCTCAAAGGGAGCCAGGACCACGATCCGCTGGACACCGGCGATCAACTGGGGCTGGATGCTCATGCCGACGCCGTAATACTGTCCGTGCTGGTCCTCGCGCATCTGCGCGTAAGCCTTGGGGTCGTAAAAGCTGGAATGGGGATCCAGGACGTGCAACATGTTCGGAATCGCGCCGTCGTAGATGATCTTGTCGACCTTCTCGTTATTCAGGGGATCGGCATAGTTTTGCTCGATCACGCTGTAGACGTCGGTGAACTGATGCAGGCTGTCGCGCAGGGTGGACTCTTCGGTCGCCGCCTGTGCGCTTACCTTCTGGTTCATGAGGGACCCAACAACCGCACAGGTCGAAAGAAACAACGTCAGGGAGAGTACAGCGCGGGGCGTGCGGAAAGCCATCAGTCGTTACCTCTGGGACGCTGCCGTAGGCGACTCGCACGGCAGCAACTACCTCGGGACGGGGAGTCTTGGTGAGCTCCTCCACCCCTCGTGGGTAGGACGAAGTATAGCACCGGAAGGTTATCGATTTCCCCGGCAAACACCTCCCCAACGTAACGCCCACCACACCACTTTGCACAGTAGAATAGGAGCTAACCCGATACCGTCCGACGTCACCGCCAGTCCAAGCAGCAGGCACTCCGGTGGACGCACTTACGACGCCACGGGAAAGATTCTCTTTGCAGGTATTGATGACCGTCCGAATCTCGCAGCTCCGCTCCACCGCAGCCATTGCACTTAGCGCGCTTCTGGCCCTGTCCCTTACGGCATCCGCGCAGCTCAAATCGCCGCGTTATCAAAGCCCGGGCACGCTTCCCGCAGAGCCGCAGAGCACGATCCTGCCGTCCACTCCGGCCATCACGCCGGACGGTGTTGTGGTGGAAGATGTTGTTGTGCGCGTGAATGACCAGATCATTTCGCGTTCGGACGTGGAGCGCCAGGAGCAGCAGCTCCAGGCGGAACTGCGCCAAGGTGGTGCACAGGCGGGCGATCCGGCAGAGCGGCAGAAGAACATGCTCCGCGATCTGATCGATCAGCAGCTTCTGCTTTCGCGCGGCAAGGAACTCGGCATCACCGGCGACACGGAGCTGATCCGTCGCCTCGACGACATCCGCAAGCAGAACCACCTCGACAGCATGGAAGACCTGGAAAAGGCCGCCCGCGCGCAGGGTGTTTCCTTTGAAGACTTCAAGGCACAGATCCGGAACAGCATCATCACCTCCAGCGTCGTCCGCGACGAAGTCAGCCGCCATCTACAGATGACACAGGCCGACGAGCGCAAGTATTACGACGCGCATAAAGATCAGTTCGCTCAGCAGGAACAGGTTCGTCTCTCCGAGATCCTGATTCCTCTTCCCGCCGATGCTACGGACGCCGCCATTGCCCAGGCGCAGGCCAAAGCCGAAGAGACTGCCGCCAAGATCCGCGCGGGTGCAGCCTTTGCCGATGTCGCCAAAACGACCTCCGGCGGTCCCACCGCAGCGCAGGGAGGCGATCTCGGCTTCTTCAAGCGTGGTGGGCTGGCGCCGGTGCTCGAAGAGAAGACCTTCCCCCTTAAGGTTGGAGACTTTACCGCGCCCATTCGCACGC
This genomic stretch from Terriglobus saanensis SP1PR4 harbors:
- a CDS encoding ArnT family glycosyltransferase, with amino-acid sequence MSRPNQPDLSTPPTGRPTSRRTHLWLLAAIALFLLQTLPFLSYRWVTDESWYAAPAYSLVHGDGMRDPALGPNELENHFDARPPGTALVIAAGFKLFGTGQIAARIGSVLAGLLVVVLVYRLSRELFGVPGALCATFVIATDNLLVLTSRTARPEALTTMCIFAGLLALQKYANLRKPAYAFACGLVMAAGTMFHITLLGYLISFGLLFLFLDKKRGDFILRGALTYWIGFAIGLVPFALWIFTAPRGLEGFHEEFLNRAIKVPLLEKFLHEGRRYSDVLGFHMLSGHLGSLPVRLPIPLFFLFASYLLWRYKRSWFYVELVLLVPSILWLIYTVNKSSRYVAIVGPLFALAVGAAIRATEERANLRRWLTYGTLAVVVVQASANFLLLHNARKANYSELGAKLRAFVPVNATVFGTITFWLAFHDHPFISYERTTPHMAADLYGARYFIVGDRMMTQGEPDDRFYLELNQDLKDLEVQSKLVGEVVDPYYGDLKIYHLEK
- a CDS encoding S41 family peptidase, which gives rise to MAFRTPRAVLSLTLFLSTCAVVGSLMNQKVSAQAATEESTLRDSLHQFTDVYSVIEQNYADPLNNEKVDKIIYDGAIPNMLHVLDPHSSFYDPKAYAQMREDQHGQYYGVGMSIQPQLIAGVQRIVVLAPFEGTPSYKAGIRPGDIISAVDGKTTDGMDSVAVSTALKGPKGTQVQVTMVREGAPKPLVFSLIRDSIPRPSVDLAFLIKPGVGYIHVGQFMETTSHEVGEALERFGPLNGLLIDMRSNPGGLVNEAVAMADKFLQRGQVVVSQKGRSYPDQVYRANRGTDSKPYPIVVLVNRNTASAAEIVSGALQDHDRALIVGETTFGKGLVQTVFQVADNTGLALTTFHYYTPSGRLIQRNYSNVSLYDYYYVRDGASKKDNANREVKLTDSGRTVYGGGGITPDEKIEAPKSNPFQNGMAQHYAFFNFSKHYLSNRSVTKDFQVDDAVMQEFKAFLKEQKIDYTDQDIAANLDWVKMSIKADLVTSQFGQIEGLKVRADWDPTINKALTYLPEAQALEEHTTAKPQVAKTASLRQ